In the Lepidochelys kempii isolate rLepKem1 chromosome 3, rLepKem1.hap2, whole genome shotgun sequence genome, one interval contains:
- the RBBP9 gene encoding serine hydrolase RBBP9, with the protein MFQVRQKLPATKAVIVPGNGSGDIEQSNWYRWVWERLEEIPGFQCILRNMPDPITARERIWLPFMESELHCDEQTIIIGHSSGAAAAMRFAETHKVYAVILVSAYVSDLGDENERESGYFNRPWQWEKIKANCNRIVQFASTDDPFLPWSEQQAVANELNAELYKFTDRGHFQSSEFNELISVVQGILNRAA; encoded by the exons atgttccagGTGCGGCAGAAGCTTCCTGCCACTAAAGCTGTTATCGTACCTGGGAACGGGTCAGGCGATATCGAGCAATCCAACTGGTACAGATGGGTGTGGGAAAGACTAGAGGAG ATACCTGGTTTCCAGTGTATACTTCGAAATATGCCTGACCCAA TTACAGCTCGAGAGAGAATCTGGCTGCCATTCATGGAATCAGAACTCCATTGCGATGAGCAGACTATCATTATTGGACACAGTTCTGGTGCGGCTGCTGCCATGAG GTTTGCAGAAACTCACAAGGTGTATGCAGTTATTTTAGTGTCTGCTTACGTTTCCGACTTGGGAGATGAGAATGAAAGAGAGAGCG GATACTTTAACCGACCTTGGCAATGGGAGAAGATCAAGGCTAACTGCAATCGCATTGTGCAGTTTGCTTCCACAGATGATCCTTTTCTTCCCTGGAGTGAGCAGCAGGCAGTGGCCAATGAGCTCAACGCAGAGCTTTACAAGTTCACAGACAGGGGCCATTTTCAGAGCAGTGAATTCAATGAGCTAATCAGTGTGGTCCAGGGAATACTCAACAGGGCTGCTTAA
- the SEC23B gene encoding protein transport protein Sec23B, which yields MATYLEFIQQNEERDGVRFSWNVWPSSRLEATRMVVPLACLLTPLKERLDLPPVQYEPVLCSRQTCKAVLNPLCQVDYRAKLWACNFCFQRNQFPPAYAGISEINQPAELMPQFSTIEYIVQRGAPTPLIFLYVVDTCLEEEDLQALKESLQMSLSLLPPDALVGLITFGRMVQVHELSCEGISKSYVFRGTKDLTAKQIQDMLGLTRPVVPVQQGRPLQPQEQPPISSRFLQPVQKIDMNLTDLLGELQRDPWPVTQGKRPLRSTGVALSIAVGLLEGTFPNTGARIMLFTGGPPTQGPGMVVGDELKTPIRSWHDIEKDNARYMKKATKHYEILANRTAANGHCIDIYACALDQTGLLEMKCCANLTGGHMVMGDSFNTSLFKQTFQRVFSKDFHGEFRMAFGATLEVKTSRELKISGAIGPCVSLNAKGPCVSENELGIGSTCQWKICSLDPSSTLAIYFEVVNQHNAPIPQGGRGAVQFVTQYQHSSTQRRIRVTTIARNWADAQSQLQHIEAAFDQEAAAVLMARLGVYRAESEEGPDVLRWLDRQLIRLCQKFGQYNKDDPNSFRLSDSFSLYPQFMFHLRRSPFLQVFNNSPDESSYYRHHFARQDLTQSLIMIQPILYSYSFSGPPEPVLLDSSSILADRILLMDTFFQIVIYLGETIAQWRKAGYQDMPEYENFKHLLQAPLDDAQEILQTRFPMPRYINTEHGGSQARFLLSKVNPSQTHNNLYAWGQESGSPILTDDVSLQVFMDHLKKLAVSSAS from the exons ATGGCGACATATCTGGAGTTCATTCAGCAAAATGAAGAGCGAGATGGAGTGCGTTTCAGCTGGAACGTGTGGCCTTCCAGCAGGTTGGAGGCTACAAGAATGGTCGTACCCTTGGCCTGTCTACTGACTCCCCTGAAAGAACGTCTAGACCTGCCGCCTGTACAATATGAACCAGTGCTTTGCAGCAGGCAGACTTGCAAAGCCGTGCTCAACCCGCTTTG CCAAGTTGATTATCGTGCCAAGCTCTGGGCCTGTAACTTCTGTTTTCAGAGAAACCAG TTCCCTCCAGCGTATGCAGGCATATCCGAAATAAATCAGCCAGCAGAActtatgcctcagttttccacaATCGAATACATAGTGCAG AGAGGTGCCCCAACTCCACTGATCTTCCTTTACGTTGTTGACACGTGTCTGGAAGAGGAAGACTTGCAAGCATTGAAGGAATCCCTGCAGATGTCCTTGAGTCTGCTGCCTCCAGATGCACTGGTGGGGCTGATCACATTTGGCAGAATGGTCCAGGTTCATGAACTGAGCTGCGAAGGAATTTCCAAGAGCTATGTTTTCAGAGGGACCAAGGACCTGACAGCTAAGCAAATACAG GATATGCTGGGTCTTACAAGGCCTGTGGTACCCGTTCAGCAGGGAAGACCTCTTCAGCCTCAGGAACAGCCACCTATTTCAAGCAG GTTCCTGCAGCCCGTACAGAAGATTGACATGAACCTGACAGATCTTCTTGGGGAACTACAGAGGGACCCGTGGCCAGTGACTCAGGGAAAGCGACCCTTGCGATCAACTGGAGTAGCTTTGTCAATTGCTGTTGGTTTATTGGAG ggCACATTTCCAAACACAGGGGCCAGAATAATGTTGTTTACAGGCGGGCCACCAACACAAGGGCCTGGCATGGTGGTAGGAGACGAACTGAAAACCCCCATTCGTTCCTGGCACGACATAGAGAAGGACAATGCACGGTACATGAAAAAGGCCACAAAG CACTACGAGATTCTAGCTAATCGCACAGCAGCCAACGGCCATTGCATTGATATCTACGCCTGTGCTCTTGATCAGACTGGCCTTTTGGAGATGAAGTGTTGTGCAAACCTTACTGG GGGTCACATGGTGATGGGAGACTCTTTCAACACTTCTCTCTTCAAGCAGACATTCCAGCGGGTGTTTAGCAAAGACTTCCATGGAGAATTCCGTATGGCGTTTGGTGCTACGTTAGAAGTGAAG ACTTCTAGGGAGCTGAAAATCTCAGGGGCTATTGGACCATGCGTATCACTAAACGCTAAAGGACCATGCGTCTCTGAAAAT GAACTTGGTATTGGAAGTACATGTCAGTGGAAAATCTGTAGCCTGGATCCCAGCTCAACTCTTGCCATATATTTTGAAGTGGTGAATCAG CACAATGCACCAATACCTCAGGGTGGCAGAGGCGCCGTGCAGTTTGTCACTCAGTATCAGCACTCCAGTACACAGAGACGCATTCGAGTAACCACCATTGCCAGAAA TTGGGCAGATGCGCAGAGTCAGCTCCAACATATAGAAGCGGCGTTTGACCAGGAAGCAGCTGCAGTGTTAATGGCTCGTCTGGGAGTCTACAGAGCTGAGTCGGAGGAGGGACCTGATGTACTGCGATGGCTAGACAGGCAGCTAATCAGATTG TGTCAGAAGTTTGGACAATATAACAAGGATGATCCGAATTCCTTCAGACTGTCAGATTCATTTTCTCTGTATCCCCAG TTTATGTTCCACTTGCGACGATCTCCATTTCTTCAAGTGTTTAATAACAGCCCGGATGAATCTTCCTATTACCGTCATCACTTTGCCAGACAAGATCTGACCCAGTCCCTCATCATGATCCAGCCCATCCTTTATTCCTATTCTTTCTCTGGACCACCTGAG CCTGTGCTTTTGGACAGCAGCAGCATTCTTGCTGACAGAATTCTGCTGATGGATACTTTCTTCCAGATTGTAATCTACCTTGGTGAG ACGATTGCACAGTGGCGGAAAGCTGGCTACCAAGACATGCCTGAATATGAAAACTTCAAGCATTTACTGCAAGCCCCCTTGGACGATGCCCAGGAAATATTGCAGA